The Persephonella sp. IF05-L8 genome contains a region encoding:
- a CDS encoding cupin domain-containing protein has translation MALKIYPVSENFNPDKPLSEKIVSTENMVIVHFYLKAGQKIPLHVSTSEVFVTVLRGKGKFYYKDENTYEILEEEESLFYPAEEPHGFEAEEDMIVQAVISPNPQK, from the coding sequence ATGGCATTAAAAATCTATCCTGTATCGGAGAATTTTAATCCGGACAAACCTTTATCTGAAAAAATTGTTTCTACAGAAAATATGGTAATTGTTCATTTTTATCTCAAAGCTGGTCAGAAAATACCTCTTCATGTGTCCACTTCGGAGGTTTTTGTAACTGTTCTGAGAGGTAAAGGTAAGTTTTACTACAAAGACGAAAATACTTACGAAATCTTAGAAGAGGAAGAAAGCCTTTTTTATCCTGCTGAAGAACCACATGGGTTTGAAGCTGAAGAAGATATGATTGTTCAGGCTGTTATTTCTCCAAATCCTCAAAAATAA